The following are from one region of the Stigmatella ashevillena genome:
- a CDS encoding DEAD/DEAH box helicase — protein sequence MSTSFKTLGLSSESLDAVRRARFASPTPIQSQAIPPALAGRDVIGCAVTGTGKTVAYLLPLVERLAGERGPAGLVLAPTRELVLQIAQEAAFFGEPRGLTQAVVTGGTDMGAQVEALRQRPTLVIATPGRLADVLKEGAANLSAVSMLVLDEADRTLEMGFMPELQQILAALPRERQTLLFSATLGHNVTRFAQEVLRKPVRVEVTPSGTPAARAVQRLYEVEAAEKYPLLLTLLARDQLSVLVFTRTRERAEKVQEVLKRAGHKTAAIHADRTQGQRRQALEGFRRGQYRCLVATDIASRGLDVEDIGHVINFDLPHAPEDYVHRIGRTARAGASGRASTFVTSRDEETVSAIERIVRMSLPRAEVPREDPVFVEEWEEFQVGQEDAELTKPRDLPRPTGVSAKGGRRGEGRPRAVAKVLDDALLPEPREEGPARRRGPAREADRTRPRTASGGKGKARGAGRSSEGQERRGKAPGRRGAPGRGGSSARGAAPRREREEAPRRERSTSPRRGEGERGRETARGERNSRGGRPGPEKRFSRGTKRPGGQSAGPKRGPSRGTGRSPRGPGGGGGRRGGR from the coding sequence GTGAGCACTTCTTTCAAGACCCTCGGCCTCTCTTCGGAATCGCTCGATGCGGTGCGGCGCGCCCGCTTCGCCTCGCCCACCCCCATTCAATCCCAGGCCATTCCACCGGCGCTGGCAGGGCGGGACGTCATCGGCTGCGCGGTCACGGGCACCGGCAAGACCGTCGCCTATCTGTTGCCACTGGTCGAGCGCCTGGCCGGTGAACGGGGCCCGGCTGGACTGGTACTCGCCCCCACGCGAGAACTGGTGCTGCAGATCGCTCAGGAGGCTGCTTTCTTCGGTGAGCCTCGCGGTCTGACCCAGGCGGTGGTGACCGGCGGCACGGACATGGGTGCCCAGGTGGAGGCGCTTCGTCAGCGGCCCACGCTGGTGATTGCCACTCCGGGCCGGTTGGCGGACGTGCTGAAGGAGGGGGCGGCGAACCTCTCCGCGGTGAGCATGCTCGTGCTGGATGAGGCGGACCGGACGTTGGAGATGGGCTTCATGCCCGAGCTTCAGCAGATCCTCGCCGCCTTGCCCCGCGAGCGGCAGACGCTCCTCTTCTCTGCCACCCTGGGCCACAACGTGACGCGCTTCGCCCAGGAGGTGCTGCGCAAGCCTGTCCGGGTGGAAGTCACCCCGAGCGGGACGCCCGCCGCGCGCGCGGTGCAGCGGCTGTACGAGGTCGAGGCGGCGGAGAAGTACCCGCTGCTGCTCACCCTGCTCGCCAGGGACCAGCTCAGCGTGCTGGTCTTCACCCGCACCCGGGAGCGGGCCGAGAAGGTGCAGGAGGTCCTCAAGCGCGCGGGCCACAAGACCGCGGCCATCCACGCGGACCGCACGCAGGGACAGCGCCGACAGGCGCTCGAGGGATTCCGGCGGGGGCAGTACCGCTGCTTGGTGGCCACCGACATCGCTTCACGCGGACTGGACGTGGAGGACATCGGCCACGTCATCAACTTTGATCTGCCCCATGCGCCGGAGGACTACGTCCACCGGATTGGCCGCACGGCGCGGGCGGGCGCGAGTGGGCGCGCCTCGACCTTCGTCACCTCGCGGGATGAGGAGACCGTGAGCGCCATCGAGCGCATCGTTCGCATGAGTCTGCCGCGCGCCGAGGTGCCTCGGGAGGACCCTGTCTTTGTCGAGGAGTGGGAGGAGTTCCAGGTGGGGCAGGAGGACGCTGAGCTGACGAAGCCCAGAGATCTCCCACGTCCCACGGGCGTGAGTGCGAAAGGGGGAAGACGCGGAGAGGGCCGTCCACGCGCGGTGGCCAAGGTCCTCGACGACGCGCTGCTGCCTGAGCCTCGCGAAGAGGGCCCTGCGCGCCGCAGAGGCCCTGCGCGTGAGGCGGACCGCACACGCCCTCGGACCGCGAGTGGGGGGAAGGGCAAAGCCCGCGGAGCAGGCCGTTCGAGCGAGGGACAGGAGCGCCGCGGCAAGGCGCCCGGCCGCCGAGGAGCCCCGGGCCGTGGTGGAAGTTCCGCACGGGGGGCGGCCCCTCGGCGGGAGCGAGAGGAGGCGCCCCGCAGGGAGCGCTCAACGTCTCCGCGCCGGGGTGAAGGCGAGCGCGGCCGGGAGACTGCCCGGGGAGAACGGAACTCTCGCGGGGGAAGGCCAGGTCCGGAGAAGAGGTTCTCGCGCGGAACGAAGCGGCCGGGCGGTCAGAGCGCAGGACCCAAGAGGGGGCCATCCCGCGGCACAGGTCGCTCCCCCCGAGGCCCTGGCGGTGGAGGGGGACGGCGCGGGGGCAGATAG
- the asnS gene encoding asparagine--tRNA ligase has translation MQVVSVKKALGSSIPPDSKVEVRGWVRTRRDSKAGVSFINVSDGSCFDPIQVVAPNSLPNYEKEVLHLTAGCSVICRGTLVRSQGKGQAYEIQAEEVQVVGSVEDPDTYPIQPKQHTLEFLREVAHLRSRTNTFGAISRVRHSAAQAIHRFFSEEGFFWVNTPIITASDTEGAGQLFRVSTLDAVNPPRTDAGKIDWSKDFFGKESYLTVSGQLNVETYCCALSKVYTFGPTFRAENSNTTRHLAEFWMIEPEIAFADLNDDATLAEQFLKYVFKAVLAECGPDMKFFEERQQKGVIERMEKFSESNFERIEYTEAINILKKAKKKFDYAPEWGNDLQTEHERYLTEEHVGRPVVVMNYPEKIKSFYMRLNEDGKTVAAMDVLAPGIGEIIGGSQREERLNVFDQRVAQFGLNPEHYQWYRDLRRYGTVPHAGFGLGFERLLVYMCGLQNIRDAIPFPRVPGSAQF, from the coding sequence ATGCAGGTGGTCAGTGTCAAGAAGGCGCTGGGGAGCTCGATCCCCCCGGATTCGAAGGTAGAGGTTCGCGGCTGGGTGCGCACCCGGCGGGACTCGAAGGCGGGGGTCAGCTTCATCAACGTCAGCGACGGCTCCTGCTTTGATCCCATCCAGGTGGTCGCGCCGAACTCGCTCCCCAACTACGAGAAAGAGGTGCTGCACCTCACGGCGGGCTGCTCCGTCATCTGTCGCGGCACGCTCGTGCGCTCGCAAGGCAAGGGGCAGGCCTACGAGATCCAGGCGGAGGAGGTGCAGGTGGTCGGCTCCGTGGAGGATCCGGACACGTACCCCATCCAGCCCAAGCAGCACACGCTGGAGTTCCTGCGCGAGGTGGCGCACCTGCGTTCGCGCACCAACACGTTTGGGGCGATCAGCCGCGTGCGGCACAGCGCGGCCCAGGCCATCCACCGCTTCTTCAGCGAAGAGGGCTTCTTCTGGGTGAACACGCCCATCATCACCGCCAGCGACACCGAGGGCGCCGGGCAGTTGTTCCGCGTGTCCACGCTGGATGCGGTGAATCCTCCGCGCACGGACGCTGGGAAGATCGACTGGAGCAAGGACTTCTTCGGCAAGGAGTCCTACCTCACCGTCTCCGGCCAGCTCAATGTGGAGACGTACTGCTGCGCGCTGTCAAAGGTATACACGTTCGGCCCCACCTTCCGCGCGGAGAACTCGAACACCACGCGGCACCTCGCCGAGTTCTGGATGATCGAGCCGGAGATCGCCTTCGCGGACCTCAACGACGACGCGACGCTCGCCGAGCAGTTCCTCAAGTATGTCTTCAAGGCGGTGCTCGCCGAGTGCGGGCCCGACATGAAGTTCTTCGAGGAGCGCCAGCAGAAGGGCGTCATCGAGCGCATGGAGAAGTTCAGTGAGTCGAACTTCGAGCGGATTGAATACACCGAGGCCATCAACATCCTGAAGAAGGCCAAGAAGAAGTTCGACTATGCCCCCGAGTGGGGCAATGACTTGCAGACGGAGCACGAGCGCTACCTGACGGAAGAGCACGTGGGCCGGCCGGTGGTGGTGATGAACTACCCGGAGAAGATCAAGTCCTTCTACATGCGCCTGAACGAGGACGGGAAGACGGTGGCGGCGATGGACGTGCTGGCGCCGGGCATTGGCGAAATCATCGGAGGCAGTCAGCGCGAGGAGCGCTTGAATGTCTTTGACCAGCGGGTGGCCCAGTTCGGCCTCAATCCCGAGCACTACCAGTGGTACCGCGACCTGAGGCGCTACGGCACGGTGCCGCACGCGGGCTTCGGCCTCGGGTTCGAGCGCCTGCTGGTCTACATGTGCGGCCTCCAGAACATCCGGGACGCGATTCCGTTTCCGCGCGTGCCGGGCTCGGCTCAGTTCTGA
- a CDS encoding TonB-dependent receptor — MRTTASVLALLLAAGAWAQAPDAGMPPPPDAGAPTGVLTRAPELKRQVEAPYPPEALAQQLEGTVVMLIDISETGAVSDVQVTEPAGHGFDEAAVAAVRQFEFEPAEVDGAPAPVRIQYAYQFVWRAPVPAEGSPDAPVEAPVNFSGRALERGTRKPLAGAEVALPALEQSTTTDAEGRFSFRGVPLGSHEVLVVLGGYERFRTQESFNEGQQTQATYYVRKRIFSPYETVVRSERERKEVTRTTLQAAEIQKVPGTQGDTLKVVQNLPGVARPAFNGGQIVIRGTSPNDSGIFLDGQRIPLLYHFGGLTSVYNSELLDSLDYLPGNFSSYYGNVTGGVINVRSRAPKMDGFHGTVGVSLIESNAVLEGPLTENLGIAVAGRRSYIDLVLKAVPENEDGPSIQVAPRYYDAQLKLHWTPNKQHTFTLQGLVSNDVLGLVFDRPADDDPSVNGAFEITTGFKQLRLGHQYKAGRFILDSQALVGNTLVEFLVGDRNLRISSLDLGLRSTAEYAVAEPLTVAGGLDIDFSRAAVRARLQSLPREGEPPAPVLLDEILVVDGNFLQYFPGMWAELRWKPVTGLLVVPGLRSESYVFEDQKVRKRSLNPRLAVRYALTDTVTLKGGAGIYHSPPLQDEPSITFGNPELKAKRSKQYSVGSEWQPTPEYFLSGELFYNDLSRLIVRSDRQVERDGQQVPERLNNQGTGRIFGFELLARRVLTERLFGWVSYTFSRSQRRDRPGEGLRLFDNDQTHVLTAIASYKLPAGWELGARMRVTTGNPLTPITGAVRDDGTDVFIPTFGRVNSERLPAFHQLDIRVDKNFIFEQWNLNVYLDLTNAYNNPAKEGILYNYNYTESAFLEGLPLLPILGAKGSF, encoded by the coding sequence ATGCGAACGACAGCCTCCGTTCTAGCCCTCCTCTTGGCGGCCGGTGCCTGGGCGCAAGCCCCGGATGCCGGCATGCCGCCTCCTCCTGATGCGGGGGCTCCCACGGGGGTGCTCACCCGGGCCCCCGAGCTCAAGCGCCAGGTCGAGGCACCGTACCCGCCGGAAGCCCTCGCCCAGCAGCTCGAGGGCACGGTGGTCATGCTCATCGACATCTCCGAGACAGGGGCCGTCTCGGACGTGCAGGTGACGGAGCCCGCGGGCCACGGCTTCGATGAGGCCGCCGTGGCGGCGGTGAGGCAGTTCGAGTTCGAGCCCGCCGAGGTGGATGGCGCCCCCGCCCCGGTGCGAATCCAGTACGCCTACCAGTTTGTCTGGCGCGCGCCGGTGCCCGCGGAGGGAAGCCCGGACGCGCCCGTCGAGGCGCCGGTGAACTTCAGCGGCAGGGCGCTGGAGCGTGGCACCCGCAAGCCCCTGGCCGGGGCGGAGGTGGCCCTGCCCGCGCTGGAGCAGTCCACCACCACCGACGCGGAGGGCCGCTTCTCGTTCCGGGGCGTGCCGCTGGGCTCGCACGAAGTGCTCGTCGTCCTCGGGGGCTACGAGCGGTTCCGCACCCAGGAGTCCTTCAATGAAGGACAGCAGACCCAAGCCACCTATTACGTGCGCAAGCGCATCTTCAGCCCGTACGAGACGGTGGTGCGCAGTGAGCGCGAGCGCAAGGAAGTCACCCGCACCACGCTCCAGGCGGCGGAGATTCAAAAGGTTCCCGGCACCCAGGGGGACACGCTGAAGGTGGTGCAGAACCTGCCTGGCGTGGCGCGGCCCGCCTTCAACGGTGGGCAGATCGTCATTCGCGGCACCAGCCCCAACGACTCGGGCATCTTCCTGGATGGGCAGCGGATTCCGCTGCTCTATCACTTCGGTGGCCTCACCTCCGTGTACAACTCGGAGCTGCTGGACTCGCTGGATTACCTGCCGGGCAACTTCTCCTCCTACTACGGCAACGTCACCGGCGGCGTCATCAACGTGCGCAGCCGCGCACCGAAGATGGATGGCTTTCACGGCACCGTGGGTGTGAGCCTCATCGAGAGTAACGCCGTCCTCGAGGGGCCGCTCACCGAGAACCTGGGCATCGCCGTGGCGGGTCGGCGTTCCTACATCGACTTGGTGCTCAAGGCGGTTCCCGAGAACGAGGATGGCCCCAGCATCCAGGTGGCCCCGCGCTACTACGATGCCCAGCTCAAGCTGCACTGGACGCCGAACAAGCAGCACACCTTCACCCTCCAGGGGCTCGTCTCCAACGACGTGCTGGGGCTGGTGTTCGACCGGCCCGCGGACGATGACCCGAGCGTCAACGGCGCGTTTGAAATCACCACCGGCTTCAAGCAGTTGAGGCTGGGGCACCAGTACAAGGCGGGTCGATTCATCCTGGACAGCCAGGCGCTGGTGGGCAACACCCTCGTCGAGTTCCTCGTGGGAGATCGCAACCTGCGCATCTCCTCGTTGGATCTGGGGCTGCGCTCCACCGCCGAGTATGCCGTGGCGGAGCCGCTCACCGTGGCAGGCGGTTTGGACATCGACTTCTCGCGGGCAGCCGTGCGGGCCCGCCTCCAAAGCCTGCCCCGCGAGGGCGAGCCTCCCGCGCCCGTGCTGCTGGATGAAATCCTCGTGGTGGATGGCAACTTCCTCCAGTACTTCCCGGGCATGTGGGCGGAGCTTCGCTGGAAGCCGGTGACGGGCTTGCTGGTGGTTCCGGGTCTGCGCAGCGAGAGCTACGTGTTCGAGGACCAGAAGGTCCGCAAGCGCTCGCTCAACCCTCGGTTGGCGGTCCGTTACGCGCTCACGGACACGGTGACGCTCAAGGGCGGGGCGGGCATCTACCACTCCCCGCCGCTTCAGGACGAGCCCAGCATCACCTTCGGCAACCCAGAGCTGAAGGCCAAGCGCTCCAAGCAGTACAGCGTGGGCTCCGAGTGGCAGCCCACGCCCGAGTACTTCCTCAGTGGAGAGCTCTTCTACAATGACCTGAGCCGCCTCATCGTCCGCTCGGACCGGCAGGTGGAGCGCGACGGCCAGCAGGTGCCCGAGCGGCTCAACAACCAGGGCACGGGCCGCATCTTCGGGTTCGAGTTGCTGGCCCGGCGCGTGCTCACCGAGCGCCTCTTCGGGTGGGTGTCCTATACGTTCAGCCGCAGCCAGCGCCGGGACCGGCCTGGAGAGGGGCTGCGCCTGTTCGACAACGACCAGACCCACGTGCTGACGGCCATCGCCAGCTACAAGCTGCCCGCCGGATGGGAGCTGGGCGCGCGCATGCGTGTGACCACCGGCAACCCGCTCACGCCCATCACCGGCGCGGTGAGGGACGATGGCACGGACGTCTTCATCCCCACCTTCGGCCGGGTGAACTCCGAGCGGCTGCCCGCCTTCCACCAACTGGACATCCGCGTCGACAAGAACTTCATCTTCGAGCAGTGGAACCTGAACGTGTACCTGGACCTGACCAACGCCTACAACAACCCGGCGAAGGAAGGGATCCTCTACAACTACAACTACACCGAGAGCGCGTTCCTGGAGGGCCTGCCCCTTCTGCCCATTCTCGGCGCCAAAGGGAGCTTCTGA